In the Anolis sagrei isolate rAnoSag1 chromosome 1, rAnoSag1.mat, whole genome shotgun sequence genome, ATGTATCAACTACATGTTATTGATTTGTTTATGGGTACTATTAAAAGACCTAAACAGCTTAGACAGTAATTCTCAGAGAAACTTTTGTATGTATACATGACCATTAAAGTAGTCAGAGAGAAGACTGGTCATTGATGTGAAGGCACTGCCACTTCAAAAGATAATAGTATGGGTTATTTTGCTCCACCCTACTGTATTCTTCCTCAAGAACAGCAAGCATCCAGTCAGAGTGCTTTGCACGTGTAAAAACCTCAGTAATTACTTtcccacaaagaaaaaaaaatacattgagATCAGAGCAGAATAAATGTGCTGTGTGTTACAAGTTTTGATAgactagatcaggcatcctcaaactgcagcccttcagctgtttgggcctccaactcccagaagccctaatgtgcttgttcaatagtcaggaattctgggagttgaaggcccaaaaagctggagggctgcagtttggggATGCCTGGACTAGATGTAAGATGGAAAGAAGCAAAATCTAGTGTTACTCATGCAATTATGCTCCATTAAGAAATTGTTAGAGAGATGGATTTGACTTTGTTTGGTGTCTCCCTTCTGCTGCTGTGCACAATTCCAGAAAACACTTCATGCTGACAGAATGGACCATTGTGTAAGGAACCAATATCATGCGATCCTCAAACAGGATGTCCATGGTGATTCTAAGTTCCCTGCGTAACTTTTTGATCTCAGTTGTAATTAAAATAGTATCCTTTATTGCTAGCATTAGTCATATTTTTTTGCTTTCAAAATGTATGCTCTTTCAAATTGTATGCTCTTGGACAGCCTGGCAAATGGGTTCCAATTCTGGAACTTATTGTAAACTACCTGTTTACAGGATTTATGTGTATCCccgtttttaatttatttcaacATGGGATCATAGTTAATTAAACACCGGTttccttgggaagtttgacttgccTTCACAAAGTTCTCTCTTACCTCTGTCACAGAATATGGATTCTGTAGAATAATGGAATGCTGAAATGTTATATTTTCTAGAGTTTACCCAAGGGATGATCTTGCCCACTGTGAATGGTGAGCAGTTACACCCAGCACCGCAACCTGTGCGTAAAGCAGAAGAGCGCAAGGTAGATGAAGACATATTATTTTGAAATCTGAGTAGGAAAActtgggaaaatgttttggaagataATGTTTGCTTATTGTGAGGTAGCAAGTTTGAATACTTACCCATTTAATTCATATCTGTCTTTCTTTCAATCATTTTACTGTAGTTTAGttgtcatacaatcatagagttgtagGGTACTCCAAGGACAACTTGCCATGCAGGGACACACAGTTAGtccgcctgacagatggccatccagcctctacttaaaagcctccatggtctgaggcagcatattccacctgacagctcttgccatcaagatgttcttcctgatgtttaggtggaatcttttcccctgaaatttgaatccattgcatcGTGTTCTGGTCTcctgagcagcagaaagcaagcttgtccCTTCTTCGATGTGACATCataccaaatatttaaacatagctattttGTCCTCCTGGGCCTTTGtttctctaggccagtggttctcaacctgtgggtccccacgtgttttggcctacaactcccagaaatcccagccagtttaccagctgttaggatttctgggagttgaaggccaaaacatctagggacccacaggttgagaaccactgctctaggctaaacatatccagctctcttAAGCTGTTCCTTCTAGGGCTTGATCACAGTTGTAGATTTCCCAGTGTACTAAGCAAAGTGGGTgtgaggagtagtagtagtagtagtagtagtagtagtaacaacagcaacaatagagGATTATTTATACTTGGTGACATGTGACTAGATTTGGAATATTTACAGAGTGAAAGGGAGCTGGAAGCAGGGTCCAGTAAGAAAGGTTTGTGGTTGCTTTTGCTCCCATAGCATCCACAAGTAATGCATCTTGTCTGTGGAGGGGGCTTTTGGATACTTGCACTGCTCCAGTAGCACTTAAGATACATTTTAGTCTTGTGATGTTATGTGATATTCCTTTAGGTTACGGAATCTGGCAACTCTAGCAATGCACTTAAATCCAAATCTGTAGGAGTCAAGATACCGACCTGTAAGATAAATCTGAAAGATACTTTTCTTACATCTCCAGATGAGTTGTACAGAGTGTTCATTACACAAGAGGTAAGTTTTTGCAAGTCTCACCATATATACAAAAAACgttttctcccccctctctcaTCCAACTACCTTACTTACGCTGCAAAATAATTTTGGCAAGAATTGTGTCTGCTGATTTTTGGGAACAGTATGCTCACATACCTTCCCTGCAGTATTCTTTCTGGCTCACAAGCCACAGTTAGCAGAATTGGGCTATGTTTCCAGTGTAAATATCCCAAACCCTGTGGGCTACCTTGGCTGTCTTCAGCCTGGAAGTGTTACAGCCTTCTAAAGCAGGTATCCCCCTTCCAGACACGTTTCCTTCAGAAATATGCATTATCAAGCATTGATAATTAGATGCTTCTTCCTCTCTTGGTCTGAGTACTGCTGTAGTCCTCTCCAGAGTCCCTCAGTGGACAGCAATAGATGATTCCACAATACTCTCATCTCTGTTACTTAATCAAATTGAGTTGAAGTCTTGGCTCATGTGGTAGAAGGAGTCCCCTTGTGACTTAAGTGGCTGCTATCTTTTTCTTTTCcgtttttggtttttttcatgGCAGATGATCCAGGCTTTTACCCATTCACCTGCAGTGGTGGAAGCTGACAAAGGCGGAAAATTCCAACTGTTAGATGGTAGTGTCACTGGCGAATTTATTGAATTAGTAAGTACTAATCAtacatagaattattattattattagtagtagtagtagtagtagtagtagtggcggcggcagcagcagccaGTTCCTTCAGTTTGAGAAGTGCCTTCCCTTCAGTCCATGAACTGTTTGTTTTGTGATGTCTGTATTAATttagtaaaataaaaatttaagttTATGAATCTGGGTATGTATGTGGGAGCTCTTTTCTAGATTTGGTGTCTGGCTCACAAAAATACAGCCATAGCATGGAAAATCTGTTAGATTGCCACTGATCATAATATGACTCTGAATCTAATAAAACAATTTTtcacatttattatatttttctaaCATTCTAcgaaagtaaagataaaggtttctccttgacattaagtctagtcatatccgactctggggggtggtgctcatctccttgtctaagccgaagagccggcattgtccgtagatacctcatctgcccagcatgactgcattgagctcttttatcttcccaccaaagcagtccctattgatctatttacatttgcatgttttcgagctgctaggttggcagaactggCAACTTTTCAGTctgcatgttcagcagctcagcggtttaacccactgtgccaccgggactCCTAACATTCTATTACtgtctttaaaatattattattaattaattttttacATTTGAATCCCATACTTCTCTCGGCGGGAGGGGGGGTTCAGGTcgcttcacaacaagcactcattTTAGTGCTAATtacaaacataaaatacagtttaaaatattGATGTTCTAGTCCTTTGTTCTTATAGTGTGCAGGTGGCCTTCCATATCAGTAGATTCCACATGTATGGATTCAATCATCTATtgcttaagtttttttaaaaaaaaaatccagaaagcagTTCTTGATTTTGCTGTATTATATATGATTTTATATATGCTACTACATAAAATGGGACTGAAGCATccgtggattttggtatccactgggacaGTACTGAAACAAAACCAAAGTAGATGCCAAGAGCCCGCAGTAATATTTTCCCGTCTCTTAACTATTCAAGTGGAAATATACCTGATAGAGGAACTTTACTTCCTTTCTAGGTTCCTGAGAAGCAGGTTGCCATGAAATGGAGATTTAAGTCATGGCCAGAAGGTAAGTAATTCCGCTGCATATAATAAAATAGTAGCCTTGTGCTTGAGTGGTCTTTACAAAAGTGTTGGTTCTCTTTCCTATATGATACCATAGGAAAAGGCACAGACATGT is a window encoding:
- the AHSA1 gene encoding activator of 90 kDa heat shock protein ATPase homolog 1 isoform X2, with the protein product MKQEGVKQISNAMRTYIETLKTEFTQGMILPTVNGEQLHPAPQPVRKAEERKVTESGNSSNALKSKSVGVKIPTCKINLKDTFLTSPDELYRVFITQEMIQAFTHSPAVVEADKGGKFQLLDGSVTGEFIELVPEKQVAMKWRFKSWPEGHFATINLTFIDKDDETEVRLEGKGIPASEEERTREGWQRYYFEGIKQTFGYGARLF